A genome region from candidate division KSB1 bacterium includes the following:
- a CDS encoding cold-shock protein: protein METGTVKWFNSSKGYGFISREEGDDVFVHYKAIESDGFKTLDEGDQVEFEVEESPKGLQAKNVTKL from the coding sequence ATGGAAACAGGAACTGTAAAGTGGTTTAACAGCTCCAAAGGCTATGGATTCATCTCCCGTGAAGAAGGTGATGACGTGTTTGTGCATTACAAAGCTATTGAATCGGATGGCTTTAAAACTCTGGACGAAGGCGATCAAGTCGAGTTCGAAGTTGAAGAAAGTCCCAAGGGATTACAAGCAAAAAATGTAACAAAGTTATAA
- a CDS encoding nucleoside hydrolase → MKIYLLTLMISVVFWACSSQSVSEKQPVILDTDANNELDDQHAIAYLLFNGDEFEVEGITVNRTNNGGDIHEQAQEAQRVVRLCSLQGVVSVTKGADGSFTEIRDQLDQPDFDGADAVNLIIEKAHEIKGRKLLLLPVGKLTNIALALEKDPAIIPKVKVLWLGSNYPKPGEYNQVNDEPSVNAVLESRVEFEIVLVRYNEPSGTDAVRATLEEIRTNMPGAGPEIAEPVTGRHGGEFTCFGDYSVDLFEHIDLHGEPPSRALFDMAAVAIAKNPAWAQPDTIPAPILVNGEWQERPNNDRKIVIWEQFDREAIMTDFYDTMENYQLIE, encoded by the coding sequence ATGAAAATTTATCTACTCACACTGATGATTTCAGTCGTTTTTTGGGCCTGTTCCAGCCAATCGGTTTCCGAAAAACAGCCTGTTATATTGGATACAGATGCCAATAACGAACTGGACGATCAGCATGCAATCGCTTATTTGCTGTTCAATGGAGATGAATTTGAGGTGGAAGGAATTACTGTAAACCGCACAAATAATGGAGGGGATATACACGAGCAGGCGCAGGAGGCTCAGCGCGTGGTCCGGTTATGCAGTTTGCAGGGTGTTGTTTCTGTCACAAAAGGTGCGGACGGCTCATTTACAGAAATCCGGGATCAACTGGATCAGCCGGATTTTGACGGTGCTGATGCTGTTAATCTGATCATTGAAAAAGCACATGAAATAAAGGGCCGGAAGCTATTATTGCTTCCTGTTGGCAAACTCACCAATATTGCGCTTGCCCTGGAGAAAGATCCTGCTATTATTCCAAAGGTTAAGGTATTGTGGCTGGGATCAAATTATCCGAAGCCCGGAGAATATAATCAGGTAAACGATGAACCATCTGTTAATGCCGTACTGGAGAGCCGTGTCGAATTTGAAATTGTCCTTGTGCGTTACAATGAACCGTCCGGAACGGATGCAGTGCGGGCAACTCTGGAAGAAATTCGAACCAATATGCCGGGAGCAGGTCCGGAAATAGCAGAGCCGGTGACAGGCCGGCACGGTGGAGAGTTTACTTGTTTTGGTGATTATTCGGTGGATTTATTCGAGCACATTGATTTACACGGAGAACCGCCGTCCCGCGCCCTGTTTGATATGGCTGCGGTAGCGATCGCCAAGAATCCTGCATGGGCACAACCGGATACCATTCCCGCCCCCATTCTGGTAAATGGAGAGTGGCAGGAGCGTCCGAATAATGATCGTAAAATTGTGATCTGGGAACAATTTGACCGTGAAGCGATAATGACTGATTTCTATGACACTATGGAAAATTATCAGTTAATTGAATAG